A single region of the Saprospiraceae bacterium genome encodes:
- a CDS encoding C40 family peptidase: protein MKWLNFSFVLCLLLTNCTPPPPTTLATDIIEDLRQTYAPDKRVARWLIQDSLQAGRLVLTGETNLPEAKNILLERLKAADINFIDSIQLLPSDNLAGEIYGLVNVSVGNLRSEDKHWGEMASQMLLGTPLKIMKKVRDGWYYVQTPDGYLGYLDKGAFVLLDKKEFERWQQASKVIYWKDFGFSTQTSDPESQIISDLVIGNLLELGQSDGTSSQVIYPDGRIAFVPNADIRPMTAWLETADPSPAAFTETAKHFIGRPYLWGGTSGKGMDCSGFTQTVFFLHGLILQRDASQQVHTGLEIATDTTLSNLEKGDFLFFGRKATAEQAEKITHVGIYLGDGQFIHSGDDNPGIRIQSLRPGAPDFAPHRLAALVRARRMWAEPGAHGVQWVKASEFYVGQDLRK, encoded by the coding sequence ATGAAATGGTTGAATTTTTCCTTCGTACTCTGTTTATTGCTCACTAATTGTACCCCTCCTCCACCTACTACCCTGGCGACCGATATCATCGAAGACCTTCGGCAAACCTATGCCCCCGATAAACGCGTGGCCCGCTGGCTGATCCAGGATAGCCTTCAGGCAGGTCGTCTGGTGCTAACAGGAGAAACCAATTTACCCGAAGCCAAAAACATCCTATTAGAAAGGTTAAAGGCTGCCGATATTAATTTTATCGATAGTATTCAGCTTTTGCCTAGCGACAACCTGGCTGGTGAAATTTACGGACTGGTTAATGTCTCCGTAGGCAATCTTCGGTCAGAGGATAAACATTGGGGAGAAATGGCATCTCAAATGCTATTGGGTACACCGCTCAAAATCATGAAGAAGGTCCGGGATGGCTGGTACTATGTACAAACACCCGATGGCTATCTCGGATACCTCGATAAAGGCGCTTTTGTTTTATTGGACAAAAAAGAATTTGAAAGGTGGCAACAAGCTTCCAAAGTTATTTATTGGAAAGATTTTGGCTTTTCTACCCAAACTTCCGATCCTGAAAGTCAAATCATATCGGACCTGGTGATAGGCAACCTCTTGGAACTTGGCCAAAGTGATGGAACCAGCAGCCAAGTGATCTATCCTGATGGCCGTATCGCTTTTGTTCCCAATGCCGACATCCGCCCCATGACAGCCTGGCTCGAAACGGCCGACCCCTCCCCCGCCGCCTTCACCGAAACCGCCAAACATTTCATAGGACGCCCTTACCTCTGGGGCGGCACCTCCGGCAAAGGCATGGACTGTAGCGGCTTCACCCAAACGGTCTTTTTCCTCCACGGCCTCATTTTGCAAAGAGACGCCTCCCAGCAAGTCCATACTGGCCTCGAAATTGCCACGGATACCACCTTATCTAATCTAGAAAAAGGCGATTTCCTTTTTTTCGGCAGAAAAGCCACAGCAGAACAAGCAGAAAAGATTACTCACGTAGGAATTTATTTGGGAGATGGACAGTTCATCCATTCAGGCGACGACAATCCGGGCATTCGCATCCAAAGTCTACGCCCCGGCGCTCCCGACTTTGCGCCACATCGACTGGCTGCGCTGGTCAGGGCGCGCCGAATGTGGGCCGAACCAGGGGCCCATGGGGTACAATGGGTGAAAGCATCTGAGTTTTATGTTGGGCAGGATTTGCGAAAGTAG
- a CDS encoding PorP/SprF family type IX secretion system membrane protein — protein MMKTMNCSRESQNITKEMTTHYTLRLKRFIVVGSLFLWTFPALFSQDIHYSQFYNAPMLLNPGLTGIFNGNVRFMANYRSQWTAVPVDYQTFSAVADIKFNRRYTINRTFFSAGLAFNYDRAGYSKLQLANLGLNGSLTRMFSDHFFGTLGGQVSFNQRGFKTDALTFDEQFVFDRGQYIPNAPNGETFGKTNRSFADFSLGFNFRLQALDQSGLTDFLDQRSKLDFGVGFHHLTQPNQAFFEDETERLDLRFSPYAMGLLQLTDELDLAANIFGQFQGPYREYLGMLGARLYLDRQLGNQWAFQLGIGYRLNNNFGDAFMPSLELFFNNWQAGFSYDVNISDINVATSRRGGPEFSVRYLFKTPKRPGRRNCPLI, from the coding sequence ATGATGAAAACCATGAACTGCTCAAGAGAATCCCAGAATATAACAAAAGAGATGACTACACATTACACCCTTAGGCTTAAGCGATTTATTGTCGTTGGCAGCTTGTTCTTGTGGACCTTTCCCGCCCTATTTTCGCAAGATATACACTACTCCCAATTCTACAATGCGCCAATGTTACTCAATCCCGGTTTGACGGGAATCTTCAATGGCAACGTTCGGTTTATGGCGAATTACAGGAGCCAATGGACGGCAGTACCTGTTGATTATCAGACCTTTTCGGCGGTAGCCGATATTAAGTTCAACCGACGATATACGATTAATCGAACCTTCTTTTCTGCTGGCCTGGCCTTTAATTACGACCGAGCGGGCTACTCCAAGCTGCAACTGGCGAATTTAGGCTTGAATGGCTCCCTGACCAGGATGTTTTCTGACCATTTTTTCGGAACCCTTGGCGGGCAAGTCAGTTTCAATCAACGCGGATTCAAAACAGATGCCCTTACCTTCGATGAACAATTTGTTTTCGACCGGGGCCAATACATACCCAATGCTCCCAATGGTGAGACCTTTGGCAAAACCAATCGTTCTTTCGCCGATTTTTCGTTAGGATTTAATTTCCGGCTACAGGCCCTGGATCAATCTGGCTTGACGGACTTCCTGGATCAGCGCTCAAAACTCGATTTTGGCGTTGGCTTTCACCACCTCACCCAACCCAATCAAGCCTTCTTTGAAGACGAGACCGAGCGATTGGATTTGCGATTTAGTCCTTACGCTATGGGCTTGCTTCAATTAACAGATGAGTTGGATTTAGCCGCCAATATATTTGGTCAATTCCAAGGACCTTACCGAGAATACCTTGGGATGTTAGGCGCCCGGCTCTATCTAGATCGCCAATTAGGTAATCAATGGGCCTTTCAATTGGGCATAGGCTATCGCCTCAATAATAATTTTGGAGATGCCTTTATGCCTAGCCTTGAATTATTCTTTAATAATTGGCAGGCCGGGTTTAGTTACGATGTCAATATATCAGACATTAATGTCGCCACGAGTAGAAGAGGTGGCCCGGAGTTTTCTGTCCGCTATCTATTCAAAACCCCTAAAAGACCTGGTCGGCGAAATTGTCCCCTAATCTAA
- a CDS encoding gliding motility-associated C-terminal domain-containing protein has translation MKHMIIPPLRKLLRTSIAILLLGVSFSPRVFAEGTRQLAPTPQDSLVMLEVGRDGFGNFAIYNGPEDSRLFVTIKNPSEIVYLGFSGEHQPNGAIYDLSRSNYEFRIRKLGGTTPVHGPFVINNDNANVKSWTQAQYGNYDVTTTDVNGALIYQFAPGEAGDYIIEFRDLFSDGTAQVNIGFWDITVTLDGTPILGRVWSRNWAFRTPAVSERSTPECQWNREFNGTLYSYTTDGFVSRINFTNSGLQGLSFNVAFNSTGPGSSDDLVLSRQSVVGQNETIRAAEHQIFLNEPDPLSFPDGECGSIIGASEFTCTRDGFCLEVTVSKPGQVEVYLDFDQNGQFDPNSMDVNLIYNFGPNELSACIPWNGLKGDSTSVAFGDRVDIIFAYSQGVQHWAVFDVEYLKNGFCVESIRPQCDGGIVTDRLYWDDTKITDDPGTGQPKSGLNGCSCESAGCRTWNNFDVNLTTDDCTDVLDELTMGYGDKNTLNTWWFANVIIVTQADIPILSCQITGDTTICGNGSTVLEVATAGTVGETTYTWRGPNGFLSDQSSSGPILSAGEYCVTITDEQGCELVCCQQVVERTGPELSVNKQDATCEAANDGSIQASATGGEGTNYEFSLNGGPFQASGLFENLGVGTYTLSVMDGIGCTTTQTVEINTTLDIDLVYPDTLFLCFGQSQQVSLTGDPAGFDFSWTPTDGLDDPSAAQPVFSTTNTTTYTVKISSQAAPECFEERTLVVFVHPDIALTIEGEALNGTTCEPTTTFSATTAVSANITWKDDSGNTLGEGETLTIPVSGTTTIVVTAVDENGCVDTETITVSGGPVEVSLADTVAVCLGEQLIVAVTNLDPNDILTYTWTPVDAFAAGADSANPDVIESVGRRTLFVTIENQFGCTYTDSVHTAVLDPNLTVSFTTELQCNGATVLFTNTSTNAFGFSWDFGDGTTLISDEATVSHNYGSVGTFNVSLGLIYDVSCAASFTASVVTMEPELAAAFSYDIIACSPDSASIAFFDESLNSFGNDLTYLWTFNNGQTSTAENPIISVVGSGDLTATLKVTSANDCEDEITETIDIQLVAIDLQDTLTLCKGGSVNLNPNGNPGYIYSWSPALGLDATNVANPLASPQQTTLYTVTVLNIAGGDTCSVTDQITVFVPADINLDLGDDIITCGEDVTLTPQTDTEVTISWSSALDGPLPSGPSITVNPFRRDTIFALATDAFGCMDRDTIVIIDQGVDVTTDPAGSLTVCAGLETNISVINLDAEDNLTISWSPTANIVAGANEATATVVVSEQEGSVTFTAIVGNQFACSDTVTVTINVVPFNPTVADTIFACFDIPTPINPGFTEVYTYQWSPAAQLDDANADNPMFTGTATQTYQVTITDQSNGLLCETTEEVVVFVYPNIDLQTTGDTALCEIVEATLTANTAVSALIEWYDDAGLSNKIGEGSPLTVTPALGTNTYTAIATATESGCTDTSQVVITINDITSNMPDTLIRVCANLPTELNPNGNSGLVYDWNPTTDLDLSTNGPHNPIITTTGDIVFTLTVTDPQTGCQLKQTVHVIAYPAINLETTGDTMVCEPVELVLAGTTDIATLIQWYNNPSLNTPFAQGSPINVIPPQGTTIYTAIATDAMSGCTDTSQVIVTVNDITEALPDTAYAICPNAPFELNPNGNPQLIYEWNPSTGLDLNTNGPHNPIITTNVDVDYELTVTDPATGCMLSQMVKVTVFPAINLVTTGDTLACEPTDLVMTATSDIANVNFEWFDNPGMTGTPFATGGAVAVSPEGEITYYVKATDENGCTETGTVAVRRLPVNATITPALVFCEPVDSAAILVTNLSPNQTLTYEWIPAEAGHPQGSDMAMIDPNVLQEVSVIVTNQLGCSTTLTTTAVVIDLENTLTITADPDTILLDEFSTLTVAGCDGCTYEWFPPSGEVTPNNEAVVIATPDEPGSNIYTVTVSQLGCTRDLTVEVFVIPFSCDPEHVFLPNTFTPNGDNKNDDLRLRSVVEIEEMELMIYTRWGEEVFRTQSFIEASKGWDGTYKGKELPPDVYGFWLKVICPGGQELIRQGNITLLR, from the coding sequence ATGAAACATATGATCATCCCACCATTGAGAAAACTATTAAGAACTTCTATAGCCATCTTGCTGCTTGGCGTCAGTTTCTCACCAAGGGTTTTTGCAGAGGGTACCCGTCAATTGGCACCAACCCCACAAGACTCTCTTGTTATGCTGGAGGTTGGCCGAGATGGCTTTGGCAATTTTGCTATATATAATGGCCCTGAAGATAGCCGCCTATTTGTAACCATTAAAAATCCATCAGAAATTGTTTATCTGGGGTTTTCTGGAGAACATCAACCTAACGGAGCGATTTATGATCTCAGTCGCAGTAATTATGAATTTAGAATCCGAAAGCTTGGCGGCACCACTCCTGTACACGGGCCTTTTGTTATTAATAACGATAATGCAAATGTAAAAAGCTGGACCCAGGCGCAATATGGTAACTATGATGTGACAACCACAGATGTTAATGGTGCCTTGATTTACCAATTTGCACCGGGTGAAGCGGGTGATTATATTATCGAATTCAGAGACCTTTTCAGCGATGGCACCGCTCAAGTAAATATTGGCTTTTGGGATATTACAGTGACCCTGGACGGTACACCGATCTTGGGAAGAGTTTGGTCGAGAAACTGGGCTTTCCGAACCCCTGCCGTTTCTGAAAGAAGCACGCCAGAATGCCAATGGAACAGAGAATTTAATGGTACCTTATATTCCTATACGACAGATGGTTTTGTATCGCGTATCAATTTTACTAATTCAGGATTACAAGGTTTGTCCTTTAATGTGGCGTTTAATAGCACCGGCCCTGGTAGTTCCGACGACCTGGTGTTAAGTCGGCAATCCGTTGTTGGTCAGAATGAAACCATCAGAGCGGCAGAGCACCAAATCTTTTTGAATGAGCCTGATCCCCTCAGTTTTCCAGATGGAGAGTGTGGTAGTATTATCGGGGCAAGCGAGTTTACTTGTACCAGAGATGGTTTTTGTCTGGAGGTGACGGTTTCTAAACCCGGACAAGTAGAGGTTTACTTGGATTTTGACCAAAATGGACAGTTTGATCCCAATTCTATGGATGTTAACCTGATCTATAACTTCGGGCCAAACGAATTAAGCGCTTGTATCCCCTGGAATGGCCTCAAGGGGGATAGCACTAGTGTTGCTTTTGGAGATCGGGTTGACATAATATTTGCTTACTCACAAGGCGTACAACATTGGGCGGTATTTGATGTCGAATACCTGAAAAATGGCTTTTGTGTAGAATCCATCCGGCCACAATGCGATGGTGGAATTGTTACGGACCGCTTGTATTGGGATGACACCAAAATCACCGATGACCCTGGTACCGGACAGCCTAAAAGTGGCTTAAATGGATGTAGTTGTGAGTCGGCGGGTTGTCGGACCTGGAATAACTTTGATGTTAATCTTACGACGGATGATTGTACGGATGTCTTAGATGAATTAACAATGGGTTATGGTGATAAAAATACGCTTAACACCTGGTGGTTTGCCAATGTAATTATCGTGACGCAGGCAGATATTCCGATTTTAAGTTGCCAAATTACGGGTGATACGACGATTTGTGGCAATGGGAGCACCGTTTTGGAGGTAGCTACCGCTGGTACTGTTGGTGAAACGACTTATACCTGGCGAGGCCCCAATGGTTTCCTTAGTGACCAAAGCAGCTCCGGCCCTATTTTGTCCGCTGGAGAGTATTGTGTCACCATCACCGATGAGCAAGGTTGCGAGCTGGTTTGTTGTCAACAGGTGGTAGAAAGAACCGGCCCCGAGCTTTCGGTTAACAAACAAGATGCAACTTGTGAAGCTGCTAATGATGGCTCCATTCAGGCTAGTGCTACGGGTGGCGAGGGAACGAATTATGAATTCAGCCTAAATGGGGGCCCTTTCCAGGCTTCTGGTTTATTTGAAAACCTAGGTGTTGGAACGTATACCTTGTCGGTTATGGATGGAATAGGCTGTACCACGACACAGACCGTAGAAATAAATACAACGCTGGACATTGACCTGGTTTACCCAGATACTCTATTCCTTTGTTTTGGCCAAAGCCAGCAAGTTAGCCTGACGGGCGACCCGGCGGGCTTCGACTTCTCCTGGACGCCCACCGACGGCCTGGATGACCCTTCCGCTGCTCAACCTGTTTTTTCAACAACCAATACGACAACTTATACCGTCAAGATAAGTAGCCAAGCTGCCCCCGAATGTTTTGAAGAGAGAACCCTGGTGGTTTTTGTCCATCCTGATATTGCTTTGACAATTGAGGGAGAAGCGCTCAATGGGACAACTTGCGAACCAACGACAACGTTTAGTGCTACCACAGCAGTCAGTGCCAATATTACCTGGAAGGACGATAGTGGCAATACCCTGGGAGAAGGTGAGACCTTGACCATTCCCGTCTCAGGTACAACAACCATTGTGGTAACCGCAGTAGATGAAAATGGCTGTGTTGATACCGAAACAATTACGGTTAGTGGAGGACCGGTGGAGGTCAGTTTAGCAGACACCGTTGCCGTATGCTTGGGTGAGCAGCTAATTGTAGCTGTCACCAACCTTGATCCTAATGATATTTTGACTTATACCTGGACACCTGTTGATGCCTTTGCTGCGGGTGCGGATTCGGCTAATCCTGACGTCATTGAAAGCGTCGGTCGGCGCACCTTATTTGTCACCATTGAAAACCAGTTTGGTTGTACCTATACGGATTCCGTTCATACAGCGGTGCTTGATCCCAACCTGACAGTAAGTTTTACCACTGAATTGCAATGCAATGGCGCTACGGTACTTTTTACCAACACCAGCACCAACGCTTTTGGGTTTAGCTGGGATTTTGGAGATGGGACAACTTTGATTAGCGATGAGGCTACCGTGAGTCACAATTATGGAAGTGTTGGAACTTTCAATGTAAGTCTGGGGCTAATTTATGACGTGAGTTGTGCAGCTTCCTTTACGGCTAGTGTAGTGACAATGGAACCGGAATTAGCCGCAGCCTTTAGTTATGATATTATTGCTTGTAGTCCGGATAGTGCCTCCATTGCCTTTTTTGATGAATCGTTGAATTCTTTTGGGAATGATTTAACCTATTTATGGACCTTTAACAATGGACAAACCTCGACAGCAGAAAATCCTATCATTTCCGTCGTGGGATCAGGCGATTTAACGGCGACCTTGAAGGTGACCTCCGCTAATGACTGTGAAGATGAAATAACAGAAACAATTGATATTCAATTAGTAGCGATTGATTTGCAAGACACCCTAACCCTTTGTAAAGGGGGAAGTGTCAACCTAAATCCTAATGGAAATCCCGGCTACATATATAGCTGGTCGCCTGCGTTGGGCCTCGATGCAACCAATGTCGCTAATCCATTGGCTTCTCCTCAACAAACCACCCTTTATACGGTAACAGTTTTGAATATTGCTGGGGGAGATACCTGTAGCGTGACCGATCAAATAACGGTATTTGTTCCAGCTGATATCAACTTGGATTTGGGAGATGATATTATTACTTGTGGGGAAGACGTCACTTTGACCCCTCAAACGGACACGGAAGTTACCATCAGTTGGTCGAGTGCCTTAGACGGGCCTTTGCCAAGTGGCCCTTCTATAACCGTTAACCCTTTCCGAAGGGATACTATTTTTGCCCTTGCTACTGATGCCTTCGGGTGTATGGATAGGGATACAATTGTGATTATAGACCAAGGCGTAGATGTTACGACGGATCCTGCTGGAAGTCTGACCGTTTGCGCTGGTTTAGAAACGAATATTTCGGTAATCAACCTAGATGCAGAGGACAATCTGACGATCAGTTGGTCACCGACTGCTAATATAGTTGCTGGTGCCAATGAGGCTACGGCTACGGTGGTGGTTTCTGAGCAAGAAGGCAGTGTTACATTTACGGCCATTGTCGGCAACCAATTTGCTTGCAGTGATACCGTGACGGTAACCATCAATGTCGTGCCATTTAATCCTACGGTTGCTGACACTATTTTTGCTTGTTTTGACATACCTACGCCTATTAATCCAGGTTTTACAGAAGTTTATACTTACCAGTGGTCTCCGGCTGCTCAGCTCGATGATGCCAATGCCGACAACCCTATGTTTACAGGGACGGCGACCCAGACCTATCAGGTAACGATCACGGATCAAAGCAATGGTTTGTTATGTGAAACGACGGAGGAGGTAGTTGTGTTTGTTTATCCAAACATTGATTTACAAACAACGGGTGACACGGCGCTCTGCGAGATCGTTGAAGCAACTTTGACCGCCAATACGGCTGTCTCGGCCCTAATCGAATGGTATGACGATGCCGGATTAAGTAATAAAATTGGCGAAGGCTCGCCCCTTACCGTCACGCCAGCGCTTGGGACGAACACTTATACGGCTATTGCTACAGCAACAGAAAGTGGGTGTACCGATACCAGCCAGGTGGTGATTACGATCAATGATATTACCTCCAATATGCCTGATACCCTGATCAGGGTTTGTGCCAACCTGCCTACGGAATTGAATCCGAACGGCAATTCAGGTCTTGTTTATGACTGGAATCCTACTACGGATCTAGATTTATCCACCAATGGTCCACATAATCCGATCATTACGACCACCGGCGATATTGTGTTTACGCTGACGGTAACAGACCCGCAGACGGGCTGTCAACTTAAACAAACGGTGCATGTCATTGCTTATCCTGCTATCAATTTGGAGACGACTGGCGATACCATGGTCTGTGAACCAGTGGAACTAGTTTTGGCAGGGACGACGGATATTGCTACGCTTATTCAATGGTACAATAACCCTAGCCTGAATACGCCTTTTGCCCAAGGTTCGCCGATTAATGTGATTCCTCCTCAAGGTACAACCATTTATACCGCTATCGCTACTGATGCAATGAGTGGTTGTACAGACACAAGCCAGGTAATTGTGACCGTGAATGATATTACTGAAGCATTGCCAGATACCGCTTATGCTATTTGCCCTAATGCGCCATTTGAACTCAACCCCAATGGCAATCCACAACTCATTTATGAATGGAATCCAAGCACAGGGTTAGATTTAAACACGAATGGCCCTCATAATCCCATTATTACCACGAACGTGGACGTAGATTATGAGCTAACAGTCACCGACCCTGCAACGGGTTGTATGCTTTCGCAAATGGTAAAGGTGACGGTATTCCCCGCCATCAATCTGGTTACGACAGGGGATACCCTGGCCTGCGAACCGACAGATTTAGTGATGACGGCCACCAGTGATATTGCTAATGTCAATTTTGAATGGTTTGATAATCCTGGAATGACTGGTACCCCTTTTGCGACAGGCGGAGCGGTGGCGGTTTCTCCAGAGGGTGAAATAACCTATTATGTCAAAGCAACGGATGAAAATGGCTGTACAGAAACAGGGACCGTTGCCGTTCGAAGATTACCTGTTAATGCTACCATAACCCCTGCACTGGTCTTTTGTGAGCCCGTGGATAGCGCGGCTATCCTCGTGACCAACCTCAGCCCCAACCAAACCTTGACCTATGAGTGGATACCTGCAGAAGCAGGCCATCCACAAGGAAGCGACATGGCCATGATTGACCCAAATGTTTTACAGGAAGTGTCCGTCATCGTAACCAATCAGCTAGGGTGTTCGACCACCCTCACCACTACCGCGGTAGTAATTGATTTAGAAAATACTTTAACCATTACAGCAGATCCCGATACGATCTTGCTTGATGAATTTAGTACGCTTACGGTAGCAGGGTGCGATGGTTGTACCTATGAGTGGTTTCCACCCTCTGGCGAAGTTACACCTAACAATGAAGCAGTGGTGATTGCAACACCTGATGAGCCCGGGTCAAATATTTATACCGTTACCGTGAGCCAGCTTGGTTGTACCCGAGATTTAACAGTTGAGGTTTTCGTTATACCCTTTTCCTGTGATCCAGAGCATGTTTTCCTTCCGAATACTTTTACGCCAAATGGGGATAATAAAAATGATGATCTCCGGCTTAGAAGTGTGGTCGAAATTGAAGAAATGGAATTAATGATCTACACTCGTTGGGGAGAAGAAGTGTTCCGTACACAGAGTTTTATAGAAGCTAGCAAAGGTTGGGATGGTACGTATAAAGGGAAGGAACTCCCACCGGATGTGTATGGTTTCTGGTTGAAAGTGATTTGTCCAGGTGGCCAGGAATTGATTCGTCAGGGGAATATTACTTTGCTCCGGTAG
- a CDS encoding adenylosuccinate synthetase gives MKTHIILGLGYGDEGKGISTDYLCQKSERPLVIRFSGGHQAGHTVVTEDGSRHVFSSFGAGSLRGAPTYWSRFCTLYPINYCHEWLSLVQGGHRPTLFVDALTPITTPYDVFFNRRMEQTNAHGSCGLGFGATMARQLTPYKLYAQDLSYPLVLAQKLKAIATYYQEQNSQAFESAAFKESLIQFEQAVIGMKDTFQLVHEKAFFKQPHYSDLIFEGSQGILLDMDFGFFPNVTRCSTTSKQAFSLITDNHLPVPEVYYITRAYQTRHGNGFLSNEKFPLHFLPNPQETNQYNPWQGHQRCSILDLDMINYALGCDQNFSAGLKKHLVVTCLDQLKGAIQASKDGMIAHYPNVHSLLPHLNVVFEEVIESWSDCSAGMRVVEG, from the coding sequence ATGAAAACACACATCATATTGGGTTTAGGATATGGAGATGAGGGCAAGGGCATCAGTACCGACTACCTTTGTCAAAAAAGTGAACGGCCGCTGGTCATTCGTTTCTCGGGTGGGCACCAAGCGGGGCATACGGTGGTAACAGAAGACGGGAGTCGCCATGTCTTCTCCAGCTTTGGTGCGGGGAGCTTGCGGGGGGCGCCGACCTATTGGAGTCGCTTCTGCACGCTTTATCCGATCAACTACTGCCATGAATGGCTGTCGCTGGTGCAAGGAGGGCATCGCCCTACCCTCTTTGTGGACGCGCTCACCCCCATTACGACACCCTATGATGTGTTTTTCAATCGCAGGATGGAGCAAACCAACGCGCATGGCAGCTGTGGCCTGGGTTTCGGCGCCACAATGGCTCGCCAATTAACGCCCTATAAACTTTATGCACAAGACCTGTCTTATCCGTTGGTGCTAGCGCAAAAACTCAAAGCTATTGCGACCTATTACCAAGAACAAAATAGCCAAGCCTTTGAGAGTGCAGCTTTTAAAGAAAGCCTGATCCAGTTTGAGCAAGCCGTAATCGGTATGAAGGATACTTTTCAGTTGGTCCACGAAAAAGCTTTTTTTAAACAGCCCCATTATAGCGATCTTATTTTTGAGGGTAGTCAGGGGATTTTACTAGATATGGACTTCGGTTTTTTCCCTAATGTTACCCGCTGTTCTACCACCTCTAAGCAGGCGTTTTCTCTGATTACAGATAACCATTTGCCAGTGCCGGAGGTGTACTACATTACGCGCGCCTATCAAACGCGGCACGGCAATGGTTTTTTATCCAATGAAAAATTCCCGCTCCATTTCCTCCCAAATCCTCAGGAGACCAATCAGTACAATCCTTGGCAGGGCCACCAACGGTGCAGCATCCTGGATTTGGATATGATCAATTATGCTTTGGGCTGTGATCAAAACTTTTCCGCCGGCCTAAAAAAACACCTTGTGGTCACCTGTCTAGACCAGCTCAAAGGCGCTATCCAGGCTTCAAAGGACGGCATGATTGCGCATTACCCGAACGTACATTCCCTGCTTCCTCACTTGAATGTTGTTTTTGAGGAAGTGATTGAAAGTTGGTCGGATTGTTCGGCGGGGATGAGGGTGGTTGAGGGTTGA
- a CDS encoding J domain-containing protein: MQTAINTTQILVQRIMCAQTLPAALPGIAIKKAYREAVKLLHPDLCKLPMAAEALIRLNELKKVHEQGQWLVDDAGPMWTKDNVARFSGHAPLLATSFKQYKRLKNRNTEQARHFQLYLPERMELDAELTLHFQHRAIPLYGLQLPQGHVNWILSRLLEIAAWFAQEGIVHSGINPKSVFLVPETHGIIISSFYHLKRIGQPLETISASYQNWYPATVFTKKEAETAIDLEACKRTAAYLLGDTSGLGVKLKKTHLPAFVDFLLDRHTNAYDCYREYRALLKRNFEQRFLPLQL, from the coding sequence ATGCAAACAGCCATTAACACTACCCAAATACTAGTCCAACGCATCATGTGTGCCCAAACGCTACCCGCCGCATTACCTGGCATCGCTATAAAAAAAGCTTACCGCGAGGCCGTAAAGCTTTTGCACCCCGACCTATGCAAACTCCCCATGGCTGCTGAAGCCTTGATCCGACTGAATGAGTTAAAAAAGGTGCATGAGCAAGGCCAATGGCTAGTCGATGATGCGGGCCCGATGTGGACAAAGGATAACGTGGCTCGTTTTAGTGGCCACGCACCCTTGTTAGCAACTTCATTTAAGCAATACAAAAGGCTCAAAAACAGAAACACCGAACAGGCCAGGCATTTTCAACTTTACTTACCGGAAAGGATGGAATTAGATGCTGAACTAACTTTGCATTTCCAGCATAGGGCTATTCCGTTGTATGGGTTACAATTGCCGCAGGGACATGTGAATTGGATCTTGTCAAGGTTACTGGAAATCGCAGCCTGGTTTGCCCAAGAGGGTATCGTCCATAGTGGAATTAACCCCAAGAGTGTCTTCCTTGTTCCCGAAACACATGGCATCATCATTAGCTCTTTTTATCATTTAAAGCGGATAGGCCAGCCCTTAGAAACGATTTCTGCTAGCTACCAAAACTGGTATCCGGCAACCGTTTTCACTAAAAAAGAGGCAGAGACCGCCATTGACTTGGAAGCTTGCAAAAGAACCGCTGCTTATTTATTGGGCGATACCTCAGGGCTTGGAGTTAAACTAAAAAAGACGCACTTGCCTGCATTTGTCGATTTTTTACTGGACCGGCATACTAACGCTTATGATTGTTACCGTGAATACCGGGCATTACTCAAGCGAAATTTTGAACAACGATTCCTGCCTTTACAATTATGA